Proteins from one Hyperolius riggenbachi isolate aHypRig1 chromosome 4, aHypRig1.pri, whole genome shotgun sequence genomic window:
- the LOC137570295 gene encoding vomeronasal type-2 receptor 26-like isoform X2, with amino-acid sequence MRSGIHSSCYDCVECSAGEISNVTDSENCQTCQYDEWPNEKKDRCVPKVLDFLSYTGDIIAVFFSVSSGGFSLITMLILGIFISHRDTAIVKANNRNLSFILLLSIMLSFLCVFLFLGRPVDVSCLLRQICFGILFTVAVSCILGKTIMVYIAFKATKPGSLWNRWIGANIANYVVLFCSFIQVIICVIWLSISPPFLEMDFYSSQGKIIIQCNEGSLLGFYSVLGYMGLLAAGSFLLAFMVKTLPDIFNEAKYITFSMLVFCSVWIAMIPAYLSTRGKYMVAVEIFAILASSGGLLGCIFLPKCFIIYWRPELNTKACLLERKN; translated from the coding sequence ACAGTGAAAATTGCCAGACATGCCAGTATGATGAATGGCCCAATGAGAAGAAGGATCGGTGTGTCCCCAAAGTGCTGGATTTCCTGTCGTACACTGGTGACATTATAGCTGTGTTCTTTTCTGTGTCCTCTGGTGGTTTTTCTCTTATAACTATGCTGATATTAGGCATTTTTATCTCACATCGAGACACGGCCATTGTGAAAGCCAACAACAGGAACCTGAGCTTCATTCTTCTGCTCTCCATCATGCTGAGCTTCCTCTGTGTTTTCTTGTTCCTCGGACGTCCTGTTGATGTGTCCTGCTTGCTACGCCAAATCTGCTTTGGAATCCTCTTTACTGTTGCAGTGTCCTGCATCCTGGGCAAAACCATCATGGTCTACATAGCATTTAAGGCCACCAAGCCTGGCAGCTTATGGAACCGATGGATTGGAGCCAATATTGCCAACTATGTGGTCCTCTTTTGTTCATTCATTCAGGTCATAATCTGTGTCATCTGGTTGTCAATCTCGCCTCCCTTCCTAGAGATGGATTTCTACTCTTCTCAGGGAAAGATCATCATTCAGTGCAATGAAGGGTCTCTTCTGGGATTTTATTCTGTCCTTGGCTACATGGGCCTTCTGGCAGCTGGGAGTTTTCTTCTGGCCTTCATGGTGAAGACATTACCAGACATCTTTAATGAGGCCAAGTACATAACATTCAGCATGCTagtgttctgcagtgtctggattgccatgatcccAGCTTATCTGAGCACCAGAGGAAAGTACATGGTGGCTGTGGAGATATTTGCCATACTGGCCTCTAGTGGTGGGCTGTTAGGCTGCATATTTCTGCCCaaatgtttcattatttactggagGCCAGAACTGAACACTAAAGCATGTTTACTGGAGAGAAAAAACTGA